In Campylobacter vulpis, a genomic segment contains:
- the ftsW gene encoding putative lipid II flippase FtsW: MVADKKLFYLSCALITIGIIFSYSLTTFTILYFDYHEFHFFIRQLFFGISGILIMFFLSKLNPDNSNSYKIILAILIFSFFAIIILPFLPTNLATESGGAKRWIRLGPVSISPVEFFKIGLIYFLAWSYTRRINDEKKAIKHEILILLPYCIVATLVIGYIYITQNDLGQSVISFFLILALAFFAGASKRLFAFGILIVMMIGIAVIFSNQRRIQRIANWWGNIQDAFLPLLPEWIASAIRVSENSEPYQISHSLNAIAHGGFFGEGLGLGIFKLGFLSEVHTDFVLSGITEEIGLLGLAFICFLYLWMILRIFRIAGRCDKKEHFIFCSGIALLLLFSFFMNAFGIISLTPLKGVAVPLLSYGGSSMWAICIGLGYVLMISKKVKL, encoded by the coding sequence ATGGTCGCGGACAAAAAATTATTTTATTTAAGTTGTGCTTTAATCACCATAGGTATCATTTTTTCCTATTCTTTAACTACTTTTACCATTTTATATTTTGATTATCATGAATTTCATTTTTTTATCCGCCAACTTTTTTTTGGCATTAGTGGAATTTTAATAATGTTTTTTCTCTCAAAACTTAATCCCGATAATTCAAATTCCTATAAAATCATACTCGCTATCCTTATCTTTTCCTTTTTTGCCATTATCATTTTGCCCTTTCTGCCAACAAATTTAGCCACTGAAAGTGGGGGTGCAAAAAGGTGGATTAGACTTGGTCCTGTTTCTATTTCTCCGGTAGAGTTTTTTAAAATCGGCTTAATTTATTTTTTAGCTTGGTCTTACACAAGGCGTATTAATGATGAAAAAAAGGCGATTAAGCACGAAATTCTCATACTTTTACCTTATTGCATTGTAGCAACCCTAGTTATAGGCTATATTTATATCACGCAAAATGACTTAGGGCAAAGTGTCATTAGTTTTTTTCTTATCCTTGCTCTTGCCTTTTTTGCGGGGGCTAGTAAGAGACTTTTTGCTTTTGGAATTTTAATTGTGATGATGATAGGTATAGCTGTTATCTTTAGCAATCAAAGAAGAATTCAACGCATTGCAAATTGGTGGGGAAACATTCAAGATGCCTTTTTACCCCTACTTCCCGAGTGGATTGCTTCAGCCATTCGTGTGAGTGAAAATAGCGAACCCTATCAAATTTCACACTCACTTAATGCCATAGCACACGGAGGCTTTTTTGGAGAGGGTTTGGGGCTTGGAATTTTTAAGCTGGGCTTTTTGAGTGAAGTGCATACAGATTTCGTTCTTTCAGGCATTACGGAAGAAATAGGGCTTTTAGGATTAGCTTTTATTTGTTTTCTTTATCTTTGGATGATACTAAGAATTTTTAGAATCGCTGGACGATGTGATAAAAAAGAGCATTTTATCTTTTGCTCTGGCATAGCTTTACTTTTACTTTTTTCATTTTTTATGAATGCTTTTGGTATCATCTCACTTACCCCACTAAAAGGTGTCGCCGTGCCACTTTTAAGTTATGGAGGAAGTTCAATGTGGGCGATTTGTATAGGGCTTGGCTATGTTTTAATGATTTCAAAAAAGGTTAAATTATGA
- the murG gene encoding undecaprenyldiphospho-muramoylpentapeptide beta-N-acetylglucosaminyltransferase has product MMIVLTGGGTGGHLNIVKCLLESAVKKNLDCIYIGSENGQDKAWFEKEERFKAKYFLSSTGVVNQSKLKKLKALKHILKLSFKCQKIFKEHSVKAVISVGGYSAAPASFGAIFARIPLFIHEQNSKSGALNSFLKPFSKNFFSAFEKEIIPYPVGEDFFTLARERKELKTIIFLGGSQGAKFINQLALQLASKLKERDIKIIHQCGKEDYELCEKAYKELNIDVDLFAFHNDLASKMREADLAISRAGASTLFELCANTLPTIFIPYPYAAKNHQFFNAKFLQDRALCQIFTQEQCQNEKALLKSIFTMNLEYLSQKLQGITQKNGANLMLERVLNSL; this is encoded by the coding sequence ATTATGATAGTTTTAACAGGTGGAGGCACGGGAGGGCATTTAAATATCGTTAAATGCTTACTTGAAAGTGCGGTAAAAAAAAATTTAGACTGCATTTATATAGGAAGTGAAAATGGACAAGATAAGGCGTGGTTTGAAAAAGAAGAGCGTTTTAAGGCTAAGTATTTTCTAAGCTCCACAGGAGTTGTCAATCAAAGCAAATTGAAAAAATTAAAAGCCCTAAAACATATCTTAAAACTTTCCTTTAAGTGCCAAAAAATTTTTAAAGAACATAGCGTAAAAGCCGTTATTAGCGTAGGAGGATATAGTGCTGCACCTGCTTCTTTTGGAGCGATTTTTGCAAGAATTCCACTTTTTATCCACGAGCAGAATTCAAAAAGTGGGGCTTTAAATTCCTTTCTTAAGCCCTTTTCTAAAAACTTTTTTAGTGCCTTTGAAAAAGAAATTATCCCCTACCCTGTGGGAGAAGATTTTTTCACTCTTGCAAGAGAAAGAAAAGAATTAAAAACAATTATTTTTTTAGGAGGCTCTCAAGGTGCTAAATTTATCAACCAACTCGCCCTTCAATTAGCGTCAAAACTGAAAGAAAGGGATATCAAAATCATTCATCAGTGTGGGAAAGAAGATTATGAGCTTTGTGAAAAAGCTTATAAAGAGCTTAATATAGATGTGGATCTATTTGCCTTTCATAATGATTTAGCCTCAAAAATGAGGGAGGCGGATTTAGCCATTTCAAGGGCTGGAGCTAGCACTTTATTTGAACTTTGTGCAAATACTTTACCTACCATTTTCATACCTTATCCTTACGCCGCTAAAAATCATCAATTTTTTAACGCTAAATTTTTACAAGATAGAGCTTTATGTCAAATTTTCACCCAAGAGCAATGTCAAAATGAAAAAGCCCTTTTAAAATCAATCTTCACGATGAATTTAGAATATCTTAGTCAAAAATTGCAAGGTATTACACAAAAAAATGGGGCAAATTTAATGTTAGAAAGAGTGCTTAACTCTCTTTAA
- the ccsA gene encoding cytochrome c biogenesis protein, whose protein sequence is MKNFLKSVGDLRISIALFLLFALFCALATFIESAYGTPTAWAMIYGTAWFGYIQLLLGINLLCAMFAYKMFRLKKLPLMIFHFSFLFILLGSAMTRYGGFEGMLHIREKAENSIMQSAKSTIRFSAVENGAIYSSVNTEHIGVLPFVNSFNMQLNMSEKANLIYKDLLLDAKYVFEENNASSPLLVLMLSSQGMQGSEVVFKKGEIKNLSGVNFAFLNDAVQAPFVKIDENLQLSSSEDLKFLSMGDGTSAVLKAKAKESVKERRLYELNGVNFVVKFASLSAKESIRGVNREQDSSFLAWFKSAWLEVGRTFLVSSFGEPQTWKASWLLGLKDFAMSKDYQALKLTGRNALKLELNYKGQNKEVVVFEYDNPLSVELAGRKFFISWTYSYEELPFTLYLKDFVMDRYPGSNSPASYASEVIVKDKDKEFDYRIFMNNVLDYRGYRFYQSSYDQDELGTILSVNQDPGKIPTYIGYFLLSLGMFLNLLNPHSRFRTLAKMINKEAMKNTATFLFIFFFCFGASKALAQNNLPIIDKEHAKTLNFLVVQKFDGRMSPFDTLAKEVLEKIRKSDTYQNQEASAIMLSMMMNPNEWQKEPFIIMPKNETARDEIAKILEIKSAKYIAYKDFFTKDGLYKLQRYVENANRKSPNARGVFDKEIIALDERANIVNYVFGGILFKIIPKQNDENNLWLPPFSALKDLQGKEQEVVWALIKNYFSSVDEALVSGDWTKANGGLNLIKQYQLKFGSSIVPSERKIATEIFINEVQIFVKLIPVYLLAGFLLLLLVLAKMINYKLKIGFVFKLVYYLNIFVFMIHTAGLGIRAYLAERAPWSNAYESMVYIAWALALSGIFFSKRSPISLSLTSILAGIVLAVAHLNEMNPQITPLMPVLHSYWLSIHVSVITASYGFFGLSALLGIFALILMCFLKKDGNLQSRLLRNITEATRINEMAMILGLCLLTVGNFLGAIWANESWGRYWSWDSKETWSLISILVYATILHLRMIPKYANQFIFALWSMFAYWVIIMTYFGVNYFLVGMHSYAAGEATQIPNYVYWGFCLMIVLGILAYRKRKFVGRL, encoded by the coding sequence ATGAAAAATTTCTTAAAAAGTGTGGGAGATTTGCGAATTTCTATTGCTCTATTTTTGCTTTTCGCACTTTTTTGTGCTTTGGCAACCTTTATTGAAAGTGCTTATGGAACGCCTACCGCTTGGGCTATGATTTATGGCACAGCTTGGTTTGGTTATATTCAACTTTTACTTGGCATTAATTTACTTTGTGCGATGTTTGCTTATAAAATGTTTAGACTTAAAAAGCTACCATTAATGATTTTTCATTTTTCTTTTTTATTTATTCTTTTGGGTAGTGCGATGACGCGATATGGCGGCTTTGAAGGTATGCTTCATATAAGAGAAAAGGCTGAAAATTCCATTATGCAAAGTGCAAAAAGCACCATACGCTTTTCAGCGGTGGAAAATGGTGCGATTTATAGTAGCGTCAATACCGAACATATAGGCGTCTTACCTTTTGTCAATTCTTTTAATATGCAGCTTAATATGAGCGAAAAGGCAAATTTGATTTATAAGGACTTACTTTTAGACGCGAAGTATGTTTTTGAAGAAAATAATGCCTCTTCCCCTTTACTTGTCCTAATGCTTTCCTCGCAGGGTATGCAAGGGAGTGAAGTTGTCTTTAAAAAGGGAGAGATTAAGAATTTAAGCGGAGTTAATTTTGCTTTTTTAAATGATGCGGTTCAAGCCCCTTTTGTAAAAATTGACGAAAATTTACAACTTAGTTCTAGTGAAGATTTGAAATTTTTGAGTATGGGCGATGGCACAAGTGCAGTTTTAAAAGCAAAAGCTAAGGAGAGCGTGAAAGAAAGAAGACTTTATGAATTAAATGGTGTCAATTTTGTGGTTAAATTTGCTTCTTTAAGTGCAAAGGAAAGCATTCGTGGAGTTAATAGAGAGCAGGATTCTAGCTTTTTGGCGTGGTTTAAGAGTGCTTGGCTGGAAGTGGGACGCACTTTTTTAGTTTCTTCTTTTGGCGAGCCGCAAACTTGGAAGGCTTCTTGGCTTTTGGGTTTAAAAGATTTTGCGATGAGTAAGGATTATCAGGCACTTAAGCTGACAGGACGCAACGCCTTAAAGCTTGAGTTAAATTATAAGGGGCAAAATAAAGAAGTTGTAGTATTTGAGTATGATAATCCTCTATCTGTAGAACTTGCTGGGCGTAAATTTTTTATCTCTTGGACTTATAGCTATGAAGAGCTTCCCTTTACGCTTTACCTTAAAGACTTCGTAATGGATCGCTATCCAGGGTCAAATTCTCCAGCATCTTATGCAAGTGAAGTGATTGTAAAAGATAAGGATAAGGAATTTGATTATAGGATTTTTATGAATAATGTTTTAGATTATAGAGGTTATCGTTTTTATCAAAGCTCATATGATCAAGATGAGTTAGGCACTATACTTTCAGTCAATCAGGACCCTGGTAAAATTCCCACCTACATAGGTTATTTTTTGCTTTCTCTTGGTATGTTTTTAAATTTACTTAATCCCCATTCAAGATTTAGAACTTTAGCGAAGATGATTAATAAAGAAGCGATGAAAAATACCGCCACCTTTCTTTTTATCTTCTTTTTTTGCTTTGGAGCAAGTAAGGCTCTAGCACAAAATAATTTACCCATCATAGATAAAGAACATGCTAAAACGCTTAATTTTTTAGTGGTGCAGAAATTTGATGGGCGTATGAGTCCTTTTGATACCTTAGCAAAAGAGGTTTTGGAAAAAATTCGAAAAAGTGATACCTATCAAAATCAAGAAGCAAGTGCCATTATGCTTTCTATGATGATGAATCCTAATGAGTGGCAAAAAGAACCTTTTATCATCATGCCTAAAAATGAGACTGCAAGAGATGAAATTGCTAAAATTTTAGAAATAAAAAGTGCTAAATATATAGCCTATAAAGATTTTTTCACTAAAGACGGACTTTATAAACTCCAGCGTTATGTCGAAAATGCTAATCGCAAAAGTCCAAATGCTAGAGGGGTTTTTGATAAGGAAATCATCGCTTTAGATGAGAGAGCAAATATTGTTAATTATGTTTTTGGTGGAATTTTGTTTAAGATTATCCCTAAGCAAAATGACGAAAACAATCTTTGGCTCCCACCTTTTTCTGCCTTAAAAGACTTGCAAGGCAAAGAGCAAGAGGTTGTTTGGGCTTTGATTAAAAATTATTTTAGTTCTGTTGATGAAGCTTTGGTAAGTGGCGATTGGACAAAGGCAAATGGTGGCTTGAATTTGATTAAGCAGTATCAGCTTAAATTTGGCTCTAGTATTGTGCCAAGTGAAAGAAAAATTGCCACGGAAATTTTTATTAATGAGGTGCAAATTTTTGTCAAGCTTATCCCTGTGTATCTTTTAGCTGGCTTCTTACTTTTGCTTTTAGTTTTAGCTAAAATGATTAATTATAAGCTTAAAATTGGTTTTGTTTTTAAGCTTGTGTATTATTTAAATATTTTTGTTTTTATGATACATACGGCAGGACTTGGGATTAGAGCTTATTTAGCCGAGCGAGCTCCTTGGAGTAATGCTTATGAGAGTATGGTTTATATTGCTTGGGCTTTGGCACTTTCTGGCATATTTTTCTCAAAAAGAAGTCCCATTTCTCTTTCTTTGACATCTATTTTAGCGGGAATTGTATTGGCTGTGGCTCATTTAAATGAGATGAATCCTCAAATTACACCTTTAATGCCTGTTTTACACTCTTACTGGCTTAGTATCCATGTTTCTGTAATTACGGCAAGTTATGGTTTTTTTGGCTTGAGTGCTTTGCTTGGAATTTTTGCCTTAATTTTAATGTGCTTTCTTAAAAAAGACGGAAATTTACAAAGCAGACTCTTACGAAATATTACAGAAGCGACTAGAATTAATGAAATGGCGATGATTTTAGGACTTTGTTTGCTTACCGTGGGGAATTTTTTAGGTGCTATTTGGGCTAATGAAAGTTGGGGGAGATATTGGAGTTGGGACAGCAAAGAAACTTGGTCGCTCATAAGCATACTTGTTTATGCTACAATTTTACATCTTAGAATGATTCCCAAATATGCAAATCAATTTATTTTTGCACTTTGGAGTATGTTTGCTTATTGGGTGATTATTATGACCTATTTTGGAGTTAATTATTTCTTGGTCGGTATGCACTCTTACGCTGCTGGCGAAGCAACACAAATTCCAAATTATGTTTATTGGGGTTTTTGCTTAATGATTGTTTTGGGAATTTTGGCTTATAGAAAGCGAAAATTTGTCGGTAGGCTTTGA